Within Limisalsivibrio acetivorans, the genomic segment TCAGGCTCGAAGGGCGTTCGTACACTCTCTTCATATATCAAAACTCCCCCGTTTGCAAGGAGGGCGTTCTCTTTAACATACTCCAGTGTTTTATTTATACCGTAGATGCCGTAGGGGGGATCGATGAATACTATATCGTAACCTCCTCCCAGTGCGGAGGCGGTCTTAAAGAAATCCTTTTTTATTGTCCTTACACAGTTTCTCTGAACATCCTTCAGATTTTTCATGAGAAACGCAGTGTTTGTATCCACAAATGTACAGCTTTCTGCACCCCGGCTTATCGCCTCTATGCCGAAGGCTCCCGTTCCTGCAAAGCAGTCCAGCACCTTTGCACCCTCCACCTTGTCGTAAAGGGTGGAGAACACCGCCTGTCTCGTTTTATCCGTGGTAGGGCGTATTGAGGAGCCTTTGGGTGTAGTAATCGATTTTCCTTTCAAGCTCCCCGCTGTTATCCTCACAGAATGCCTCCTGTACCTTTTCGCATATCTCTTTTAAGCCCGTTTCCCTGTCGGCAGTTCTTATACTTTCGGGGAATATACGTCTGACTGCGCACTTATAACCGAAATAGCCCTGTATCTTTCCCGCCGGAGCCTCTAAGACATAGCCGAGGGAGCAGTATAACAGCATCGCCGCTGTCTTAACAAGGTCCCCCATCGCCGGGTGATAGAATCCACCCTTTATCCTCTCCTGAAAATCCGCATCACTGTGCAGGCCGGTCCGGATAACCGTAATGCCTCTGTTCTCGAATGCTGTGTATGCGTAAAGAGCCCGCCGGATTGTCTCTGCCGGGGTGAGCGGTTCATAAGCGCCGGAGCTCATAAGCGTGTACAGCTCCGTCCCCTCCAGAACAACCGTGGGGTATATCCTCGCATATACAGCACCCGTTGAGCACAGCCTGTCCACGGTATTCCTGAAGTCACCCCACCCCTCCCCGTACATACCGGTCATGATCTGTACTCCGAGATTAAAACGCTCCTGCACCTTTTCCACGCTCTGCATGATCACCTTGGATGAACAAGGCCTTCTATTGGCGGCAAGTACAGTATCGGAAAGGCTCTGAACACCTAGCTCAATTGTCTTAACAAAGTTTCCCCTCGCTTCATCGAGGAGTTCATCGTAAATACAGCCGGGGTCTGTGGATATGCGGACACGCCGGAAGGCGTTTGTATAGGCGAGACGGTAGAGCTGTTTTCTTATATGTTCATCAAGGCAGGTAAAACTGCCGCCGTAAAAGGCTATTTCGTCCCAGTTTTTTGTGTAGCTGAGGGACATCTTTATCTGTTTCTCTGCGGACTTAACTGCGGACTGGGGGTCAATCCCCGTTATTCCCGCCTGATCACAGTAGATACAACGGTTTTTACACCCTGCAAAGGGGATGAATACGGGGAGAACCTTAAGCTTCATCGGGGAATTTCTTCAGCGCCTTAACCGCTGCATCCTTCTCCGCACTCTTCTTGCTCTTCCCCTCTCCTGTTTCGCAGATGGCATCACCCACCGTAAGCTCCACAACAAAGGTTTTATCGTGCTCCGGTCCCTGCTCTCGGATAACATTATACTCAGGGAGCATGCCGAGAACCTTCTGGGTTATTTTCTGCAGCTCGCTCTTGGCATCGATGAAGGTGTTGTTAGAGATATCCTCGTCCATCCTGCCGCCAAAAAGCTCAATAACCGTTTTCTCAGCGGTTTCATACCCGCCGTCGATATACACGGCAGCCACTATGGACTCAAAGATGTCGCACAGGAGCGAATCCTTGTTCCTGCCGCCGCTGGCCATCTCCCCTTTGCCGAGGAAGATGTATTCACCGATGCACATGCTCGTGGCGAGCTCGCTGAGGAACCCTTCACTCACAAAATGCCCCCTCAGTTTGGAGAGGACACCCTCATCGTAGTCCTTATATTTATCAAGAAGATATTCAGTGATTATAAGCTGAAGTACGGCATCGCCGAGGAACTCAAGGCGTTCGTAGTTTCGTTTTACCTTCTTCTCATGGGAATAGGAGCGGTGGGTTAATGCTTCGATCAAAACGCTCCTGTCCTTGAATTCGTAGGACAGGAGCTTTTCTAATTCATTCAGTCGGAGGTTAAGATCCGAGTCTTTTGTCATATTTTCTTAAGAAGAATAGTCGCATTTGTTCCGCCGAAGCCGAGGGAGTTGCTTATTCCGCAGTTTACTTCCGCCTCAACGGGTTTATTAGGTACATAATCCAGATCGCACCCCTCGTCCGGCTCCTCAAGGTTGATGGTGGGAGGTATTATGCCGTTTTTGATTGTGAGCGCAAGGAAAGCACCCTCGATACCCCCAGCCGCTCCGAGAAGGTGTCCGGTCATAGACTTGGTGGAGCTTATCTTCATATTATAAGCGTGCTCGCCGAACACACCCTTGATCGCCTTCGTTTCGATAACGTCATTGTAAGGGGTGGATGTGCCGTG encodes:
- the rsmD gene encoding 16S rRNA (guanine(966)-N(2))-methyltransferase RsmD, whose protein sequence is MRITAGSLKGKSITTPKGSSIRPTTDKTRQAVFSTLYDKVEGAKVLDCFAGTGAFGIEAISRGAESCTFVDTNTAFLMKNLKDVQRNCVRTIKKDFFKTASALGGGYDIVFIDPPYGIYGINKTLEYVKENALLANGGVLIYEESVRTPFEPEEACFELLKEKKYGETIIRYFG
- a CDS encoding radical SAM protein; translated protein: MKLKVLPVFIPFAGCKNRCIYCDQAGITGIDPQSAVKSAEKQIKMSLSYTKNWDEIAFYGGSFTCLDEHIRKQLYRLAYTNAFRRVRISTDPGCIYDELLDEARGNFVKTIELGVQSLSDTVLAANRRPCSSKVIMQSVEKVQERFNLGVQIMTGMYGEGWGDFRNTVDRLCSTGAVYARIYPTVVLEGTELYTLMSSGAYEPLTPAETIRRALYAYTAFENRGITVIRTGLHSDADFQERIKGGFYHPAMGDLVKTAAMLLYCSLGYVLEAPAGKIQGYFGYKCAVRRIFPESIRTADRETGLKEICEKVQEAFCEDNSGELERKIDYYTQRLLNTPYHG
- the rnc gene encoding ribonuclease III: MTKDSDLNLRLNELEKLLSYEFKDRSVLIEALTHRSYSHEKKVKRNYERLEFLGDAVLQLIITEYLLDKYKDYDEGVLSKLRGHFVSEGFLSELATSMCIGEYIFLGKGEMASGGRNKDSLLCDIFESIVAAVYIDGGYETAEKTVIELFGGRMDEDISNNTFIDAKSELQKITQKVLGMLPEYNVIREQGPEHDKTFVVELTVGDAICETGEGKSKKSAEKDAAVKALKKFPDEA